CCATCCACCAAACCTTCTGGATCATCTCTCTCATCATCTACTGCTTAGCCTTTGTCCTGGGCATAATTGGAAATGGGCTGGTGATCTGGGTGACAGGCTTCCGGATGACTCGCACAGTCACCACTGTCTTGTTCCTCAACCTGGCCTCAGCAGACTTCACCTTCACTGCCTTCCTGCCCTTCATCATCATTACTACGGCCCTGCAACCCCATTGGCCCTTTGGCTGGTTCCTCTGCAAACTCGTTAGCTCCATGTCCGTCTTTAATATGTCTGCCAGTGTCTTCCTGCTGACACTCATCTCTCTTGACCGCTGTGTCTCTGTCCTCTGGCCAGTGTGGACCAGGAATCACCGCACACCTGCCCGGGCAGCCCTGGCTGCTCTAGGGGCCTGGATTTTTGCCCTGGCTATAGCTTTTCCAACAGTAATCTTTAAGACTACAGTCACAGAGGATGGGATAACCTTTTGCTACTCTGACTTGGACCCCTGGAATGAGACAGCAGATGATCAGGACCACTATGATGCCCTGGCTGAGAGCCGCCTCTGGTCCCTGGTGCTCAGCCGTTTCTTCCTAGGTTTTGTGATCCCTCTAGTCATCATCAGTGTCTGCTATGGCCTTATAGCAGTCAGGCTCTGCAGTGGAATGAAGATGGTCAAGTCCAGTAGGCCCTTCAAGGTCCTCACAGCTGTGGTGGCTGCCTTCTTCCTCTGCTGGCTCCCTCATCATGTGGTGTCTATGATAACAGTCTCCGTGTACCAACAGCCACACCTTGAAGATCTTTTGCCTTTCCTGagtcctctttcctcctccctggtatTTGTCAATAGTTGTCTCAACCCTTTGCTCTATGTCTTCATAGGCCGGGACTTCAGGGAGAGACTGCTCAGATCCCTGCCAGCTGCCCTGGAGAGGGCTCTGAGTGAGGAATCTGGCCCAACAGGCATCACGGGGAGCTACTCCAACTCTGCTGCTCCTGCCACTAATGCCGAAAGCCAGGAGTTATGAGGAGGCCCCCTATCTTCTATGATCTTTCTTCAGGTCtgatttcctctcctccttctggCAGTCTATGGTCTGTATTCCATGTTCTAAAAACCCTTtttggctctgacattctgttttcAGTTCCCCCACCCCAGCACTGGCACTCAGTGTTCTAAGGCCCTTCTGGGGATAACAGTCTATGCTTTAGGCCAGCTGGTACTTCTGGACTCTCACCTTTTCTAGGCTGTGTTCTAAGGCCAAACTATGTAATAGAAAACTAGCCATCTAAAAGCCTTCCTGGATGAGGCACAGGTCCAGATCTCTCAGCTCATAGTCCTCCTCTCAGACCCCTGAGGAGGGATGGAACTATCATCCTCCCTCCCTGGAGTTCATCACCCTCATTCACTTACCTCTTCAAACCCTCTCAGGTTTTGAAACCTCTTCTCATGATCTCTCCCTCTTTCATCAAGTTCCTTCCCTTGGTTCCTTTGGGCTGGCAGAAATTGCTCCACCTTTCAGATCAGTCCAGAGAACACTGCAAATGGCCTTGGGCAATACTTGTTCCTCCCTCTCAGGGCTCAGCTTCTACAGTCATCCCCACAACCTTGGGGAGGGAGTGGGAGGCCCTCTGCCAGGGACTAGGAAgtaagaaggggaagggaaagagcctGGAGCCAAGAATAAAGAGATCTGGGATCAATCCCTAGCCTCTTCCCCCATGAGACTTTGGGCAAGCAATTccttctctgtacctcagtttacTCCCCTGTCAATTGAGGGAGAGCTGGCACTCACTGATTCTCCAGGCACTCTTTCCAACCTCATTTTGTTACCATTTTCTTCTGGCTATGGGATGCTCAAGTGAAACTGGCAGGGACTCCCTCCTTCAGAAATCTGGCCTATAGATTGGCAAGTGGAGTTCCAGCCCACAGGGGACACCTGGGCCCAGCCACTTCCCCTCTCAATGCATACCATCTGCACAGAGATGATCATAGTATCCATGGGAGTAGATGAGGTAGAAAAGAAAGCTCAGGGGGAAAAGAGATGAGGACCTAGCACAGAGACTTGAACCAGGACCTCCATGGTAGCCTGGATGAAGAAGCAGCAAGAGAGACATCAGATGGGTAAGAAGAGAACCCAGAGAGAAATGTCCCAAAAGGCAAGAGGATTCAGGAGAACCCCTTTCTCCTTCACATAAAAGCCACTAAATCCTTGTCTAGGTGATTAGTAACAGCAGCAGGAAGGAATCTGGGGAGAAGGTTCAATCTCTGGAGGGGGGGTGGGAGATGCACTCCTCCCTGCTTCAAGTGAAAGCAGCAGCAAACTTTCCAAGTCATCTTATGGAAGaaactgccaccaccaccacaccaGGCTTCAGCCACCACCACGCTGACCCGGGAGCAGCCAGCAACGTCCAGGCAAGACACTGCCACCAGCAAAGTTCATCACTTGCCCAAGGCTCAGAtgatgggtagcatttttcagCAATAAAGTCTTTCTGGAATTAAGATATGGACTCTGGATTTTTAGACCTCATGCTAAGGCACACTGATCAGGCTATAGCAGAGTAGAAACCTAACTTTCCTATATCCTGGGAAACCAGTCTGAGGCTCGCTTTACTGGGATATTTGCCTTGTGGTGGTCACGGTCTGGAACCAAACCCACAATACCTCCAAGGTCTGCCTGTCTCTCATTGGAGCCTCCCAGCACTCTGGCCATGAAATGGGCCATATGGATATCAGGTATGGGACAGCCTTTGTTCCACCCTACAACAATATAGGAggccggggggcagctgggtagctcagtggatttagagccaggcctacagacgggaagtcctaggttcaaatctgacctcagacacttctcagctgtgtgaccctgggcaagtcacttgatccccattacctacccttaccactcttctgccttggagccaatacacagtattgactccaagacggaagataagggtttaaaaaaaaatgtaggaggCCCTAAGGACATAGAACAGAACACATTCACCTCCAgcttgtaaaatttaaattaatatccaataactccaagtattatattttataagatttattagtaatcagtTGAAGTAGAATAacagacaaaagtaaaaaaagccTGAATAAAAACACATGGGTacaattctcctgcctggctctcacccaacCTCTAAAACTGCCTTCCCGGGAGCACAGAGAGCAAGAAGCAGGGCTAGGCCATaatatatcctccctactttagcacataacatgagaaggaaaatgggaatctGGGAAAGAGAGTTATGGAGAgaacattctaattacacaagcTCCAATTTCCCATCCCATCCAGTTGCCCACTCAGGTCATCTCACCATTTGCTATCCACCACATACCAAACCAGCCCTTCTTCTCCCATCCCCGCTCACCATTCCCCAGAATGGATTCTTCTCCTCCTATTAGAATGCAAGGTCCTCAAGGGCAAGGACCATCTCTTTGTAATATTCCTATCCCTGTTGCTTAATGTCAAGCTGGGTGTGGGCTCTGAGTGAGGTTGTTGCTGTTCACTTGTGTCTGTTTCTTGaagacctcatttggggttttcttggcaaggatactagattAGCTTACCATTTCCctttgcagctcattttacagatgaggaaactaagacaaacaggtttaagggacttatccagggtcacacagctaggaatgtctgaggctagatttgaactcaggaagaggaatctccctgactccagatccagcactctatctaccatgccacctagGTGCACTAGTGTAAATGGagggctcttaataaatacttttttttattcatttcattcattcatgcactCAATTAGCCTATCACCTCCAACATTCCTCCCCTTAAAGGGAGTCATCCAGGTGCCTCCACAAAGTAATTAAAAACCTCATAAAGATTTATCTCACCCAGGAATTTTGACTCCCCTGGAAGTCAAACATATTTTGAAGCTCACTAAACAAGCCAAACACAGAAAATCAGAGTAGACCCAAAATCAAAcagcacaaaaaataaaatagcaaggAAATTTTCCCCTAGATGTGTGATGTTGTGCCCATGGCATGcatgtgtgaagatgggattaactcttccctgcccatttttagatttaatcaccagaagcatgtatataccccacttatccttaagtatgaaGAGATCTGTGACCCAAGTGTGCAATAGTGGGTgaggaatcagaattgactgactgccccctgggtagtcctcagcaaagctttagctgtaattggtccacataaagtggaaggaaggcacagaaagtgatgaaaggaatgctCTTTAAAAGtagcaagaacttcctgtgataAGGTCTTTCACCTTTAACTTGAACTTGAAGGAGCTCCAGTTTGGGACCTTGTACTGCTCCtggatttttcccttagaactaccacatgggtgagtgaaaaagacggACTCCTTTTCCTAGCTTTTCTGAGAggcactagcctctggagaggcccctcgtCTTAGAGGAGGCCTAGTGGCTAAAACccttaaataatttacccataaACCCCCTTTGCTGGGGTCTCTCAAGCCCTGCCTGGCTCGGATcaggccagagtaattatttactctctctgatttccttactttcactctttccctctattttataaataaattgctaaaaagtcattttgacgaATAATAATTACGGTGATCACAttcctcataaatttagtccaatcctTTAATAGTTTACCCTTTACACATGCCAAAAAGGGTACActgagccctctctgtgggcatgcctgcagttGTCCCCCAGAGTTTATTATTAGAAAACCAGGGGGATTTGGGCTGGTGctatttccctccccctctccatgtgcctgaggatattCCTTACTTCACAGGCCCCTCTGGCCAGTA
This region of Gracilinanus agilis isolate LMUSP501 unplaced genomic scaffold, AgileGrace unplaced_scaffold36271, whole genome shotgun sequence genomic DNA includes:
- the LOC123254948 gene encoding N-formyl peptide receptor 2-like, translating into MENSSELPPNASDNLFPVEPSPSAIHQTFWIISLIIYCLAFVLGIIGNGLVIWVTGFRMTRTVTTVLFLNLASADFTFTAFLPFIIITTALQPHWPFGWFLCKLVSSMSVFNMSASVFLLTLISLDRCVSVLWPVWTRNHRTPARAALAALGAWIFALAIAFPTVIFKTTVTEDGITFCYSDLDPWNETADDQDHYDALAESRLWSLVLSRFFLGFVIPLVIISVCYGLIAVRLCSGMKMVKSSRPFKVLTAVVAAFFLCWLPHHVVSMITVSVYQQPHLEDLLPFLSPLSSSLVFVNSCLNPLLYVFIGRDFRERLLRSLPAALERALSEESGPTGITGSYSNSAAPATNAESQEL